The Centroberyx gerrardi isolate f3 chromosome 12, fCenGer3.hap1.cur.20231027, whole genome shotgun sequence genome has a window encoding:
- the LOC139917876 gene encoding apoptosis-associated speck-like protein containing a CARD, translating into MPPKTIKNAIKDMLEDLGETQLKKFRSQLLDRREEPRVRRRAVEGKDIFDISDVLVSTFTEPGALKVSLEILREIDCNEEADRLAKETSGGSSTAGSSN; encoded by the exons ATGCCCCCCAAAACTATCAAAAATGCTATAAAAGACATGCTGGAGGACCTGGGGGAGACCCAGCTGAAGAAGTTCCGCTCCCAGCTGCTGGACCGCAGGGAAGAGCCGCGGGTCAGACGCAGAGCCGTGGAGGGCAAAGATATCTTCGATATCTCGGACGTTTTGGTCTCAACCTTCACGGAGCCCGGAGCCCTTAAAGTGTCTCTGGAGATACTGAGAGAGATTGACTGCAACgaggaggcagacagactcG CCAAAGAGACAAGTGGAGGATCTTCGACAGCTGGTTCCAGTAATT GA
- the LOC139917952 gene encoding uncharacterized protein LOC139917952, with product MPRKTIKSALIDMLEDLRENQLRKFRSQLLDRREEPRVRRRAVEGKDVYEISDVLVSTFKELGALTVSLEILREIGCNEEAERLDSQTKACLDTGNPIFRRNPKGELVIEASQEARDHVAGRRPQAGRPAKKPEEVEAEAKARVISEGGDPGNNMLVLSRYTIQFGQYRGQTFKWLLENDMDYTAHLVAGKSTASQLKANKDALTRYSRACPDFMKEVRFHRGLEEAKVRSVPSGQEGQALVGFGKYRSETLQSLYESKDEDKISYVNYLRRMTGDPGTKMEAANKYIWSRDQAGTAAAAADTMAATASTRPARKTTSVAPVRPARNQPAINLQQEISQQ from the exons ATGCCCCGCAAAACTATCAAAAGTGCTCTAATAGACATGCTGGAGGACCTGAGGGAGAACCAGCTGAGGAAGTTCCGCTCCCAGCTGCTGGACCGCAGGGAAGAGCCGCGGGTCAGACGCAGAGCCGTGGAGGGCAAAGATGTCTACGAGATCTCAGACGTCTTGGTTTCAACCTTCAAAGAGCTCGGAGCCCTTACAGTGTCTCTGGAGATACTGAGAGAGATTGGCTGCAacgaggaggcagagagactgg ATTCACAAACCAAAGCCTGTCTAGAT ACGGGGAATCCTATCTTCCGGAGGAACCCGAAAGGGGAGCTGGTGATCGAGGCGTCACAGGAGGCTCGCGACCATGTGGCTGGCCGGCGGCCCCAAGCTGGCCGGCCAGCCAAGAAGCCAGAAGAGGTGGAGGCTGAAGCTAAGGCCCGCGTCATCTCCGAGGGCGGTGACCCTGGTAACAACATGCTCGTTCTGAGCCGCTACACGATTCAGTTCGGCCAGTACCGGGGTCAGACCTTCAAATGGCTGTTGGAGAACGACATGGACTACACTGCCCACCTGGTGGCTGGTAAAAGCACAGCGTCTCAGCTGAAGGCCAACAAG GATGCCTTGACTCGCTACTCGCGTGCCTGCCCTGATTTTATGAAAGAGGTCAGGTTTCACCGGGGGTTAGAGGAAGCCAAAGTCAGATCCGTCCCGTCAGGTCAGGAGGGACAGGCCCTTGTTGGCTTTGGGAAGTACCGATCTGAGACGCTGCAGAGTCTGTATGAATCCAAGGACGAGGACAAAATCAG CTATGTCAACTACCTCCGGAGGATGACCGGCGACCCAGGGACCAAAATGGAGGCTGCCAACAAATACATTTGGAGCCGTGACCAGGCGGGAACTGCGGCTGCTGCGGCTGACACGATGGCTGCCACTGCCAGCACCAGGCCAGCCAGGAAAACCACCAGCGTGGCCCCCGTACGGCCAGCAAGAAATCAGCCAGCAATAAATCT ACAGCAAGAAATCAGCCAGCAATAA
- the LOC144541954 gene encoding uncharacterized protein LOC144541954, with protein sequence MTSDPGTKMEVAIKYIWSRDQAGNAAAAAATMAATASARPARKTTIMARRAASKKLVQATGVQHKSPSRPGMTYRPAPFRSNCRRLPSTQRNPKRRQRRTPFRPLLFL encoded by the exons ATGACCAGTGACCCAGGGACCAAAATGGAGGTTGCCATCAAATACATTTGGAGCCGCGACCAGGCGGGGAATGCGGCTGCTGCAGCTGCCACGATGGCTGCCACTGCCAGCGCCAGGCCAGCCAGGAAAACCACCATCATGGCCCGCCGTGCAGCCAGCAAGAAACTGGTCCAAGCCACCGGAGTGCAGCACAAGAGTCCCTCAAG GCCTGGGATGACGTACAGACCGGCCCCGTTCCGCTCCAACTGCCGCCGCCTCCCCTCCACACAGAGGAACccaaagaggagacagagacggacACCATTCCGCCCCTTGTTATTTTTGTGA